The nucleotide sequence GCCTCCGCGTCGACGGCGATCTCCACGTCGAGCGGCTCTGCTCGTTTTCCGCCGCCGCGCTTCGCAGCGGTCTTCCTGCGCACGTAATCCACCGTGATCTCGCGCATCGCCTGCGCCGCGGCGGCGAAAAAATGCCCCCGCCCGTTCCAGCCGGGCGCCGGGGATCCGACGAGCTTCAGGTATACCTCGTGCACGAGCGCCGTCGGCTGCAGGGTATCGCCGGGGCGCAGGCGCGCCATCTGCGCCGCCGCGATGCGCCGCAGCTCGTCATACACGAGCGGCAAGAGCTCCTGGGTCGCCTGGGCGCGCCCCGCGGCGACCTCGGCGATGATACGCGTGACCTCGTGGTGCATGGCAGAATGCCATTACCACGGAAAGCCCGCGCGCGCCTCACCCCCTCACGGCGACGACATGTGCGCGATCACCGTGTGGATCACATCGATCACCTGCGGATCCTTCTCCTTCCCGAGCGCCACCTCCAGCCAGGGTAACCACGACGCCGCGTCGCGGAAAAATGCCGCCCGGTAGGCCGCCTGCCGCACCACGGCCTCCGTCGAGCTCGTCGCG is from Polyangium spumosum and encodes:
- a CDS encoding sigma-70 family RNA polymerase sigma factor; the protein is MHHEVTRIIAEVAAGRAQATQELLPLVYDELRRIAAAQMARLRPGDTLQPTALVHEVYLKLVGSPAPGWNGRGHFFAAAAQAMREITVDYVRRKTAAKRGGGKRAEPLDVEIAVDAEALGLDDVLSINAALAHLEAEHPRKAQVVVMRYFGGLQDQEIAEALGVTTRTIEREWRFARAYLHEVLSRGAPT